CCTCGCGCGAGCGCCCCAGGAGCCGCTCGAGCACGGCGTTGCACCACGACATCCGCCACTGTCCGTCCACCACGAGGATGCCATCGGTGACACCATCGAGCAGCACCGCGCGCTCCTCGGGGACGGGGCGCGCGAGGCCGCCGAGGGAAATTCTGGACGGCTCGTGGATGGGCATGACGGGCGTTCCTGGACGGGAGCCCCTGGTTAGCAGAGCACGGGGGGCACGCGCCCCGGCCCGGGCCCCGAGTGTTGAGCGCAGGCCGCTCCGAGGTGGGAGTAGCAAACACCTCGTCCACCTGAAGTTGTCCGGGGGGCGGGGAGGCGGCCTTCCCGGACGAGGCCTTGTGCCCCGGGAAGGCATCCGTTAGCAGTCGGGCCGCGCCCCCATGTCCATGCCCCCTCCGTCTCCGTCCGCCGCCCACGCTCCCGAGCCCTCGCCCTCCGTCCCCGCCGCCGCGACCCGCCGGCCCTGGCTGCCCGTGGCCGCGGGCACCCTGTGTCTGCTGCTGCTCGGCGTCGCGTTCGTGTGGCCGCGCGCCCAGCCCCTGCAGCGCCTGGGCACGCTGCCGGACTTCACCTTCACGCGTCAGGACGGCCAGCCCTTCGGCCGCGCCGAGCTGCTCGGCCGGCCCTTCGTGGCCAACTTCATCTTCACCCGCTGCCCCACCATCTGCCCCGTCTTCACCCAGAAGATGGCCCAGGTGCAGAAGCGCACGGCGGACCTCGGCCCGAAGCTCGGGCTCGTGTCCTTCTCGGTGGACCCCAAGTACGACACCCCCGAGCGCCTCACCGCCTACGCCGCCCGCTACGGGGCGGACCCCTCGCGCTGGAGCTTCCTCACCGGGGACTACACGCGGCTGCAGGACACCGTCGTCGGCGGCTTCAAGATCGCCATGGGCCGCAACAGTGACGACGAGAACGACATCCCCGGCATCTTCCACGGCTCGCACTTCGTGCTGGTGGACGCCACGGGGGAGATCCGCGGCTACTACGACAGCGAGGACGACGACACGGTGGAGCGGCTCACCCGCGACGCCGAGCGCCTGGTGCGCGGCGCCGAATAGGCGGAGTGCTGGAAAACGCCCGGAAGGCCACACCGACCGGGCGAGCGTGCGTCATGTGGGTGACGCACTGCTTCCAATCGTGCCCCCCGTGCATAGCTTGGCCGGGCAGCCAATCCAAAGGGGGACGCACATGTTGAACTACAAGGATCAGCTGGTGGGCAAGCTGAGGCACGTGGCGGTCAAGGCGGGCGTCCAGGGCGTCCACTACCTCGCCGAGGGCGCCGCCGTGGCGACGAAGGCCATCGAGCAACTCCAGGAGAAGCTGGCCCGATACGAGGAGCAGGAGGAGGAGCGCCCCTCCCGACGCGCCTCGCGCGAGGAGCGCGACGAGGCCGGGGAAGGGTCCGAGCTGCGCGCGCGGAAGCGGGCCACCGCGGAGCTCATCATGGACGAGGCGCGGGCGGTGCAGCAGCGCATCAAGCAGGCGCGGCCGGCGCGGCACCCGCTCGAGGTGACGGTCGAGGCGAGCCCCGAGGCGGGCGAGTCGAGGACGCAGGGCCGCAAGACGACGCCGACGGCCACGGCGCCCAAGCGGGCCACGGCCCGGACGGGAGGCTTCAAGGCCAAGCGGGGCCAGAAGCACACCCACGACCACTGACGTGGGAGCGCGCCCCGCGCGGGTGGACTCAGGTGCGGGTGACCTTGGGGGAGGCGGACCGTGACAGCGAGCGGCTGTGCATGCGCGCGCTCTTGACGGACACCCCCGAGGCCTTCATCTGGGCGACCTTCTCGGCGGCGAGCCGCTCGGCCTCGGCCTTGCGGACCAGGTCGTCCGCGGCGAGCTGGGCGCGGCGCTGGACCATGCGCTCGCGCATGCCCTCGGCGGACATGTCCACGTGGGCGCGGTGCAGCCGGTAGAGGAGATCCTCGCGCAGGGTGCCCTTGCCGCGCGCCGGCTCCACGGCGCCGGACAACCCGACGATGAACTTGGGGCGCTCCTCCTGCGTCTGGAGGCAGCGCACGAGCAGCCCCTGGGTGACGAAGTTCAGCCGGGCCACGTCGGGGATGAACACCACGCCGCGCGTCTTCTTGAGCGCCTCGGTGAGCTGCTCGTTCTGGCGCACTTCCAGCAGCGCGCCCTCGTGGAGGAAGTTTCGCGCCGCCACCGAGGCCCACGTCCGCCGCTCATCCTCCGTCCCGCCACTCACGAGCACCGAAGCACGATTCGTCAGCAGTTCCTCTTCGCCGTAGCCTTGCGATGCCACAGGTAGCCCTCCTGGTCATGACGGCTCTGGGCAAAGATTAACGCAAAACGGGTTCCCCTTGGAACACTTGCAAGTGCTGACGAGCCGAAAAACCGGCCTCTCCGTGCGGCCGGGAGAGGTGGCGGAGCCAGGGCAACCAACCCGGCGGGTCACCCCGGATGGCCCCGTGTCATGACTAACGTGGCAGGAAGGCCGAGTGGCCGTCGTGACTGGTATGATCCTCGTTGGGGCCATTGCCCCCGCGCATCCCATCGGCGCCATAGGACTGCAGGAAGGGCCGCTGACCATTGCTCGCGTAGGCGTACGGGTGGCCCCAGGGGTTCACCGGCACCTCGGGCAGGTACTTGGGCACGAGGAAGGACAGGTCGCCCTCCTCGGGGAGGGAGCCATGCTCGGTGCGATAGACCTCGAGCGCGGCGGTGATGC
Above is a window of Cystobacter fuscus DNA encoding:
- a CDS encoding SCO family protein — translated: MSMPPPSPSAAHAPEPSPSVPAAATRRPWLPVAAGTLCLLLLGVAFVWPRAQPLQRLGTLPDFTFTRQDGQPFGRAELLGRPFVANFIFTRCPTICPVFTQKMAQVQKRTADLGPKLGLVSFSVDPKYDTPERLTAYAARYGADPSRWSFLTGDYTRLQDTVVGGFKIAMGRNSDDENDIPGIFHGSHFVLVDATGEIRGYYDSEDDDTVERLTRDAERLVRGAE
- a CDS encoding Fis family transcriptional regulator, with translation MASQGYGEEELLTNRASVLVSGGTEDERRTWASVAARNFLHEGALLEVRQNEQLTEALKKTRGVVFIPDVARLNFVTQGLLVRCLQTQEERPKFIVGLSGAVEPARGKGTLREDLLYRLHRAHVDMSAEGMRERMVQRRAQLAADDLVRKAEAERLAAEKVAQMKASGVSVKSARMHSRSLSRSASPKVTRT
- a CDS encoding type II secretion system protein GspG is translated as MIPFLLLAPVLIGLSVWLGLRGKTDPGVAQTHADFARITAALEVYRTEHGSLPEEGDLSFLVPKYLPEVPVNPWGHPYAYASNGQRPFLQSYGADGMRGGNGPNEDHTSHDGHSAFLPR